The DNA segment CCGGCAGCGGGGGAGTGGCGATCCGCGACGACGGGATGGCGCCCCCCGCCGGGCCCGGGGTGGGACCGCGCGTCGGGATCCGCCAGGCCGCCGACCTGCCGCTGCGGTTCTGGGTGCCGGGTGATCCGTCGGTGTCGCGCACCCGTCCCGGCCCGCGCCCGCGGCGGGTCAGGAGCTCACCACCAACCTGATCGTGCTCGCGGTGGACGCAGCCGGAAGGGTCAGGGGCTGGCGTGCCGCCGCCGCTGCCTGCCCGGCGGTGATCTCGCCGAGCTGCACCAGGCGGTCGAGCACCTCCCGGCGCCGGGCCGTGGCCACGTCGGGATGGGTGAAGGGGTCGGTGGCGCTGGGAGCGTGGATCAGCCCCGCCAGCAGCGCCGCCTGGGAGAGGTCGACCTGCCCGACGGGCCGGGCGAAGTACGTCTCGGCGGCCGCCTCCACGCCATAGGCCCCGTTGCCGAGGTAGATGGCGTTGAGGTAGTCACCCAGGATCCGGGACCGGGGGTGGTGGCGCTCGAGCTCGTAGGCCTGGGTCGCCTCCCGCACCTTGTCCCCGAGGCCGCGGGGCCCGGAGTCGTCCTCGAGGCGGAGCTTCACGTACTGCTCGGCGATGGTCGAGCCCCCCTGGGCGGCCCGCCCGGCCTGGACGTCGGCCAGCGCCGCCCGGACCACGGCCCGGACGTCCACGGCGGGCTCGGTCCAGAAGCGCTGGTCCTCGGTGGCGACCACCGCCGTCTGGACAACGGTCGGGATGCGCGAGAGCGGGACCGGCCGGCGGTCGACCGAGCCGTGGAGGGTCCCGAGGGCGCTGCCGTCGGCGGCCAGGACCACCGAGGTCGGGGCCGGGCCGGCCGTTCGGTATGCTGATGCGTCGGCCGGGCTCAGGCCCGTGCCGGCGGGAAGGGCGGCGGTTCGTCTCCCGGTGCGGATCCCGCTTGACGGGAAGCCCGGGCGCCGATAGCGTTGCCCTTCGCCCTGGCGGCCGGTTGTACGGCTGACGGGGCCACACGCGGCGGAGCCGAGACCGCGCCCAACTGGGCGCCCGTCGGCCCCCGACGGTGGTTCGGACGGTTGCCCCCGGGCATCCGTTTCCCACCGGACAGATCCTTGACAACGGAACAGAGAGAGCCAAAAGCCAGTGCGGGCGACGAGCCCGGCGCTGCCGCAAGGTCGCGCTGAGTCTCGTCGTTCTTGGAAATTCAGCACTGAAACGGACAACATCTGTTTCTGTGCCAGTCGGCCCGACGGGATCAGTGTCCTGGACGGCCGGCTCTCCGATCTCCCCGGGTTTTTCCCGGGAAGGTCTCGATGGAGAGTTTGATCCTGGCTCAGGACGAACGCTGGCGGCGTGCTTAATACATGCAAGTCGAACGAGGTCCATCCGGTGGCAACACCGGTGAAGACCTAGTGGCGAA comes from the Acidimicrobiales bacterium genome and includes:
- a CDS encoding biosynthetic peptidoglycan transglycosylase; translation: MVLAADGSALGTLHGSVDRRPVPLSRIPTVVQTAVVATEDQRFWTEPAVDVRAVVRAALADVQAGRAAQGGSTIAEQYVKLRLEDDSGPRGLGDKVREATQAYELERHHPRSRILGDYLNAIYLGNGAYGVEAAAETYFARPVGQVDLSQAALLAGLIHAPSATDPFTHPDVATARRREVLDRLVQLGEITAGQAAAAARQPLTLPAASTASTIRLVVSS